The sequence TCTAAACGCTATAGCGAGAATACTATAAAGACCTACAGCGAAGCGCTACAATCTTTTTTAACATTTTTCAATCAGAAATCTGTTTTTGAAATCACTAATGACGATGTTATTTTGTACAATACTGCTTATATTTTAAAAAACAAGCTTTCTTCTTCTTATCAAAATCAGATTGTGAATGCCATCAAACTGTATTTCAAAACCATTCGCAATGAAGTATTAGTTATAGAGAAAATTCATCGTCCGAAAAGAGAAAAAATATTGCCCAATGGTTTTGAGTAAAGAAGAAATAAAAGCCATTTTAGAAGTACCGAAAAACTTGAAGCACAAAGCTATGCTTTCCCTTATTTATAGCTGTGGTTTAAGAAGAAGTGAATTATTGCATTTAAAGCCAATCGACATAGATTCCAAAAGAAATATAGTTATTATAAGGCAATCTAAAGGGAAAAAGGATAGGATTACGCCATTATCACCAAAGATATTGGAATTGTTAAGAAGCTACTATAAAGCATATTCTCCAAAAATGTATCTTTTTGAAGGGCAAGAAAAAAGCACACCTTATTCTGCTAGAAGTTTAGAAGAAGTATTAAAAAAAAGTATTAAATTAGCATCTATAAATAAACCTGTAACATTGCACTGGCTTAGACACAGTTTTGCTACTCACTTATTAGAAAGTGGAACAGATTTACGATACATACAAGAGTTACTTGGACATAATAGTAGTAAAACAACTGAAATTTACACGCATGTAAGCACAAAAAACTTACAGCAGATTAAAAGTCCTTTTGATGATTTGTAGAAAAATAAAACGCAATGATAATTGAGCCAATCTATACAAAAATGGGTAGCTATGCTCAACTAATTTGCAAAAAACTGAGCATATAAACGAGTTGTGCGTAATTTTAAGAAACCTCGTAAATTAAGATGAAATGAAATTCTCAATTACCATAATGTTTTTAATCTTTTCCTTTATAACATTCGGACAAAATTCCAAATCACCAAAAAATATAAATCAAGCAATTAGAAAG is a genomic window of Flavobacterium jumunjinense containing:
- a CDS encoding site-specific integrase, whose product is MNWKAELITYKGEKRIAVIFAKNARLIARIKTFDGARWSASKKYWHLPDTIDNRIRFKISSPLLPSMEGIQQLEQFKHWLQSKRYSENTIKTYSEALQSFLTFFNQKSVFEITNDDVILYNTAYILKNKLSSSYQNQIVNAIKLYFKTIRNEVLVIEKIHRPKREKILPNGFE
- a CDS encoding tyrosine-type recombinase/integrase, translated to MVLSKEEIKAILEVPKNLKHKAMLSLIYSCGLRRSELLHLKPIDIDSKRNIVIIRQSKGKKDRITPLSPKILELLRSYYKAYSPKMYLFEGQEKSTPYSARSLEEVLKKSIKLASINKPVTLHWLRHSFATHLLESGTDLRYIQELLGHNSSKTTEIYTHVSTKNLQQIKSPFDDL